Proteins encoded within one genomic window of Anastrepha ludens isolate Willacy chromosome 4, idAnaLude1.1, whole genome shotgun sequence:
- the LOC128860073 gene encoding dynein axonemal assembly factor 1 homolog, which translates to MPNLEAPIGYDESSPDNSYSAEAVDDVPTVGEPMQPLPAGAVEIRVQPPETPANVRRLPVLSPHPVRVRPLPRFSDFDRDIAALEEENHWPVVPVVQLLPINLPPQLPEPSLDELLRRVTGRNDLHNVEIVRLRVISYSISLARLPLFLPRLQHLDLSGSVLCSLRDVGYGLMHLNYLNVSNCGLNSFDGTSGLPAVRTLIADGNMIQRVDPLTELPLLQHLSAQNNRISDLGLLTFLGLCPNLRELELLGNPVVNLSLYRTTMQRSVPTLRLLDGATLGEENVTQATIVIESANVNSSTDGEVSSLSSELYSDSSHAESNASSLPIVALATRRPATAPQRAASERSGSNQLQRPASVSHSAETRRNSLSMGAPVVGSMVSLARRNRRQRRQAWTTSSNSSSSNSSTHSPLGNESFELRLPTLQQQMSSDSND; encoded by the exons ATGCCCAATTTAGAGGCGCCTATTGGTTACGATGAATCTTCGCCCGACAATTCCTATTCCGCCGAGGCAGTTGACGATGTACCGACGGTGGGCGAACCGATGCAACCACTGCCGGCTGGCGCTGTTGAGATACGCGTACAACCACCTGAGACACCAGCCAATGTACGTCGCTTGCCTGTGCTTAGTCCGCATCCTGTACGCGTACGCCCACTGCCACGCTTCAGCGATTTCGATCGTGATATAGCCGCGCTAGAGGAGGAGAATCATTGGCCTGTGGTGCCGGTGGTACAGCTGTTGCCGATAAATTTGCCGCCACAACTGCCCGAACCTTCATTGGATGAATTGTTG CGCCGTGTCACGGGACGCAATGATTTGCATAATGTAGAAATAGTGCGTCTGCGCGTCATCTCCTACTCCATCAGTTTGGCGCGCTTGCCACTCTTCTTGCCACGGCTGCAGCATCTTGACTTGAGCGGTAGTGTACTTTGTTCGTTGCGCGATGTCGGCTATGGTCTGATGCATTTGAATTATTTGAATGTGAGTAATTGTGGACTGAATAGTTTCGATGGCACAAGTGGGCTGCCAGCTGTGCGCACACTTATCGCCGATGGCAATATGATACAGCGCGTTGATCCGCTCACCGAACTGCCTTTACTGCAGCATCTGAGCGCGCAGAATAATCGTATCAGTGACTTGGGTTTACTTACTTTTCTCGGCTTGTGTCCGAATTTGCGGGAATTAGAGTTACTGGGTAATCCTGTCGTCAATCTCTCACTCTACCGCACCACAATGCAACGTAGCGTTCCTACGCTGCGGCTATTGGATGGCGCAACTTTGGGAGAGGAGAACGTCACGCAGGCCACAATTGTCATTGAATCTGCCAATGTTAACTCTTCAACAGATGGTGAGGTTTCATCGCTTTCGAGCGAGTTGTACTCCGACTCTTCACACGCCGAATCGAATGCGTCGTCATTGCCAATTGTGGCTTTAGCTACGCGGAGGCCTGCCACAGCGCCTCAGCGTGCAGCATCTGAAAGAAGCGGTTCGAATCAGTTGCAAAGGCCAGCTTCTG TTTCTCATTCGGCTGAAACGCGTCGTAACTCACTCTCCATGGGCGCGCCCGTGGTTGGTTCAATGGTTAGTTTGGCGCGTCGCAACCGGCGCCAGCGTCGTCAGGCTTGGACTACGTCTTCAAATAGTTCTTCATCAAACTCATCCACACACTCACCATTGGGTAATGAAAGTTTCGAACTGCGGTTGCCTACGCTGCAACAGCAAATGTCTAGCGATAGCAACGACTGA